In bacterium, a genomic segment contains:
- a CDS encoding helical backbone metal receptor yields MRRIWVLCFLILLLAGAAGIRYYRPGRVSPPDGAEGEGLRSCSRIISLSPGITETLFALGLGDKVVGVTRFCNYPPEARKKPRIGGYIDPNYEAIAALRPDIVFLLTVHEEAVNYLRDMGIHYVTVRNEKTADILDAIMTIGKTCGMEDKAREIVSDINGRIGVIKKKTDGLQRPRVLISVGRTVGSGSLSEVFVAGHNTFYDELITYAGGINAYEGHDVAYPSLSGEGILMLDPDIIVDLLPGFGTMDINEAAAIKDWEGVPGLEAVKNHRISVIDSDYTVIPGPRFIMLLEDLARIIHKEAPWETR; encoded by the coding sequence GTGAGAAGGATTTGGGTACTATGTTTCCTGATACTGCTCCTGGCCGGTGCAGCCGGTATCCGTTATTACCGGCCGGGAAGAGTATCTCCGCCCGATGGCGCCGAAGGAGAGGGACTCCGTTCGTGTTCGCGTATCATTTCCCTTTCGCCCGGGATTACGGAAACCCTCTTTGCGCTCGGTCTCGGAGACAAGGTTGTTGGTGTGACGCGGTTTTGCAATTATCCGCCCGAAGCCCGTAAAAAACCGCGTATTGGCGGGTATATCGACCCGAATTACGAGGCGATCGCCGCGCTCAGACCGGATATCGTTTTTCTGCTCACAGTCCACGAGGAAGCGGTAAACTATCTCCGCGACATGGGAATACACTATGTAACCGTCCGCAATGAAAAAACAGCGGATATTCTGGATGCGATTATGACGATCGGAAAAACATGCGGGATGGAGGACAAGGCCCGGGAGATTGTCTCGGACATCAACGGCAGAATCGGTGTGATAAAGAAAAAGACGGATGGGTTACAGAGGCCGAGAGTCCTGATATCGGTCGGCCGGACGGTTGGTTCGGGTTCACTGAGCGAGGTATTCGTCGCCGGGCACAATACGTTTTACGATGAGCTGATAACATACGCCGGCGGCATCAACGCCTACGAGGGGCATGATGTTGCCTATCCCTCTCTGTCCGGCGAGGGAATACTGATGCTCGATCCTGACATTATCGTAGACCTTCTCCCCGGTTTCGGTACGATGGATATTAATGAGGCTGCCGCGATAAAAGACTGGGAAGGTGTTCCCGGGCTCGAAGCGGTAAAAAACCACCGTATCAGTGTGATAGATTCCGATTACACCGTGATACCGGGGCCGCGTTTTATCATGCTGCTTGAGGATCTGGCCCGCATCATCCATAAGGAAGCGCCATGGGAAACCCGGTGA
- a CDS encoding DUF4382 domain-containing protein: MRLITLFLIGTLSLAFVLGCGDDNDKSTSPGETTGTLKLLLTDSPGIFQEVNITFSEISANYENEWITVSTTPQTFDLLKLSSGITALLGEKKLEAGHYSQIRLIITGAEVIISDNSYPLAVPSGASSGLKLGPAFDIEPGIDTELVVDFDVARSIHEKGKKQEYTLNPRLRLIPKAQSGAIKGRVTNYQASPVAYAIAGSDTVNSAFVSETNGDFLLSFMPAGSFTVAVADTLGNGFSTPDVAVTIGKTTELGEITLK; this comes from the coding sequence ATGCGTTTGATAACTTTATTTTTGATAGGTACTCTATCACTTGCTTTTGTTTTAGGCTGCGGAGACGACAATGACAAATCCACATCTCCGGGTGAGACTACCGGTACGCTGAAACTGCTTTTAACCGATTCTCCGGGGATTTTTCAGGAGGTCAACATCACCTTTTCAGAAATCTCCGCAAATTACGAGAATGAATGGATCACTGTCAGCACCACTCCGCAGACATTTGACCTGCTGAAACTGAGCAGCGGTATTACCGCCCTTCTGGGCGAAAAGAAGCTGGAAGCGGGTCATTACAGCCAGATCAGGCTGATAATCACCGGCGCCGAGGTTATTATCAGCGATAATTCGTACCCCCTTGCCGTTCCGAGCGGCGCGAGCAGCGGCCTGAAGCTCGGTCCGGCGTTTGACATCGAACCGGGTATCGATACCGAACTTGTTGTGGATTTTGATGTTGCACGGTCAATTCATGAAAAGGGCAAAAAACAGGAATATACGCTGAATCCAAGGCTGCGGCTTATTCCCAAGGCTCAGTCGGGAGCGATAAAGGGGCGGGTGACAAATTACCAGGCTTCTCCAGTCGCTTATGCCATTGCGGGCAGTGATACTGTCAACTCCGCGTTCGTGAGCGAAACTAACGGTGATTTTTTGCTGAGTTTTATGCCCGCCGGTTCATTTACCGTGGCGGTAGCCGATACACTCGGTAATGGTTTTTCGACACCCGATGTTGCGGTTACCATCGGTAAAACGACTGAACTTGGTGAAATAACTCTCAAATAA
- a CDS encoding TonB-dependent receptor — translation MTKFVSIIICMTVYLPFISENPCAQAQNSLHAVTGTVRRPDNTPVPVAVVKLSPGVYADTTDAAGRFEIRPVPRGEYVLSVSAPYSGFDDVVKTVTVPGDASEPLNIMMTGKAYRLDEIVVLGTQKAVPAEPEKASSFVTVVERSEFENKATTVADVIRATPSASISSMGGLGDYSEVSLRGSYSNQVQVYIDGMLLNEAVGGAVNLGTLPLTNVESVEVWRSGAPVQFGGDAVGGVINIKTRSAHTAQKTFSAGYGSFNTFTADTVFSIPHERSRFLVTLDYASSDNDFKYMSDNGTMYNSEDDYRARRFNDQFRSSNLLAKYSHILCDGVIFEFSDHVLSNHKNLPGNDNIRYSYASLETTKNLFQANLTVKPLFRDYLQVKPSFHHIYNYEHYSDENGSVGWGYQDNVYKTNTYSFILPFTVHLSDIAAFNLTPTAKHESYRPENRLQQTLPLSCDREQYALVSDIMVRIPGERLVFTASLRRDRYFSSYEGQPSPQNRITPKSKFNHVTNSHTGINFRVWRGLSVKANYGDISRVPGFYELFGDRGTTLSNPNLKPEHILRRDAGGVFRFGKAGSSFSGSIECAYFENDFTNLIQWYTTDAGFVTPENVGGSYVKGTEIVWSGSLINRFTCSGNWTFQESRVTKETRAYYRDKQLPDRPGNYGGFRVECLFGRFVPFWSIDRKSSYYLDRANQPHKRYPGRTLHDAGLSIPFKNGRYTCTVIVKNLTGVYTFDTQGMPKPGRSYMATFVVTL, via the coding sequence ATGACAAAATTTGTAAGTATCATAATCTGCATGACGGTGTACCTTCCTTTTATTTCGGAAAATCCGTGTGCGCAGGCTCAAAACTCTCTCCATGCGGTTACAGGAACAGTACGCCGTCCGGATAATACTCCTGTCCCTGTGGCCGTTGTGAAACTTTCGCCGGGGGTGTATGCCGATACGACCGATGCGGCCGGACGGTTCGAAATCCGCCCGGTGCCGCGGGGCGAATATGTGCTCTCGGTTTCGGCGCCGTATTCCGGATTCGATGATGTTGTAAAAACCGTAACCGTTCCCGGTGATGCATCGGAACCGTTAAACATCATGATGACCGGAAAGGCATACCGGCTCGATGAAATCGTCGTCCTGGGCACACAGAAAGCCGTTCCCGCAGAGCCGGAAAAAGCCTCGTCATTTGTCACTGTTGTCGAACGGTCCGAATTCGAGAACAAGGCGACGACGGTTGCCGATGTCATACGGGCGACTCCGAGCGCAAGCATCAGCAGTATGGGCGGACTCGGCGATTACAGTGAAGTATCCCTCAGGGGCTCGTATTCGAATCAGGTACAGGTCTATATCGACGGCATGCTCCTCAATGAGGCTGTCGGGGGAGCGGTTAATCTGGGAACGCTTCCGCTGACCAATGTCGAAAGCGTGGAGGTCTGGAGAAGCGGAGCGCCCGTCCAGTTCGGCGGCGATGCTGTCGGCGGCGTGATCAATATCAAAACACGGTCTGCTCATACGGCGCAGAAAACATTTTCCGCGGGATACGGCTCTTTCAACACATTCACCGCCGATACTGTCTTCAGTATTCCGCATGAACGGTCACGGTTTCTCGTCACTCTCGATTATGCATCTTCCGATAACGATTTTAAATACATGAGCGATAACGGCACCATGTACAACAGTGAGGACGACTACAGAGCCCGGCGGTTCAACGATCAGTTCCGCTCATCGAACCTGCTTGCAAAGTACAGCCATATTCTATGTGACGGTGTAATCTTTGAATTCTCGGATCATGTCCTCTCGAATCATAAAAACCTTCCCGGTAACGACAACATCAGGTATTCGTATGCATCCCTCGAAACGACAAAGAACCTTTTTCAGGCAAATCTGACCGTCAAACCGCTTTTCCGGGATTACCTGCAGGTAAAACCAAGTTTTCATCATATTTACAATTATGAACATTACAGCGATGAAAACGGCAGCGTCGGGTGGGGATACCAGGATAATGTCTACAAGACAAATACGTACAGTTTTATACTCCCGTTTACCGTTCATCTGTCCGATATTGCCGCGTTCAATCTTACTCCGACAGCGAAACACGAATCCTACAGGCCGGAAAACAGGCTTCAGCAGACCCTGCCGCTGTCCTGCGACCGTGAGCAGTACGCCCTTGTGAGCGATATTATGGTCAGAATACCCGGCGAACGCCTCGTATTTACCGCCAGTCTCAGGCGGGACCGGTATTTCAGCTCGTATGAAGGTCAGCCGTCCCCACAGAACAGGATAACGCCGAAGTCGAAATTCAATCATGTGACCAATTCTCATACCGGTATCAATTTCAGGGTATGGCGCGGATTGTCCGTAAAGGCAAATTATGGCGATATATCGCGAGTCCCGGGATTTTATGAACTGTTCGGCGACAGGGGAACGACCCTTTCGAATCCGAATCTCAAGCCTGAACATATTCTTCGCCGGGATGCCGGCGGCGTATTCAGATTCGGTAAGGCCGGATCGTCGTTTTCAGGAAGTATCGAATGCGCGTATTTCGAGAATGATTTCACGAATCTGATCCAGTGGTATACCACGGACGCCGGGTTTGTCACTCCCGAAAATGTCGGTGGTTCGTACGTAAAAGGAACCGAAATCGTCTGGAGCGGCAGCTTGATTAACCGTTTCACCTGTTCCGGGAACTGGACGTTTCAGGAATCGAGGGTCACAAAGGAAACACGAGCCTACTACCGTGACAAGCAGCTGCCCGACCGTCCGGGGAATTATGGCGGTTTCAGGGTGGAATGCCTGTTCGGACGGTTTGTTCCGTTCTGGTCCATCGACCGAAAGAGCAGTTACTACCTTGACAGGGCGAACCAGCCTCATAAACGGTATCCCGGCAGAACCCTCCACGATGCAGGGCTGTCGATACCGTTCAAAAACGGGCGGTATACCTGCACCGTTATCGTAAAAAACCTTACCGGTGTGTACACATTCGATACACAGGGCATGCCTAAACCCGGACGTTCGTATATGGCGACCTTTGTCGTGACATTGTAA
- a CDS encoding T9SS type A sorting domain-containing protein: MKYASLMSIILMLCVHAVSGGTLVMITSDYQTGNTAVFSTETGILSDNVLPVFQDSRVKTDGTYLYILEGFGADAVSKYNPASISGNDRIYQYSVGAKSNPRDIVFFESKAYLLLYGTDRILVVDPAAKTEASFKKGEIDISPWADADGSPEACMGFVYKGRVYVVLQRYDMSQYAAGTAVLLAIDPATDSIVDMDTAAEGVQGIELAIKNPQSCSLTGDTLYLAGTTYGISDEGVWKLDLANPSATQQKLVSEADAGGSISGVATFSAGYGLVLLFDESWNTVAREFNYNDGTLGEKLPVPGAGGGVVMSGGLLYVGSTDSEKPGLYVLSPFTDENPPRLDYYPTELPPYSMVYTGKETPTDVAGADSTPETFTVGAAYPNPFNPQTSVSFTLAEPGVIRIDVFNSAGQRVDTLTDTFMGAGTYMVGWNAVSLSSGMYYIRVTDGNFARTVKATLIK, encoded by the coding sequence ATGAAGTATGCATCCCTGATGTCCATAATTCTTATGCTTTGTGTCCATGCCGTCTCCGGTGGAACGCTTGTCATGATAACCTCGGATTACCAGACAGGGAATACGGCCGTTTTTTCGACTGAAACCGGAATTCTTTCCGATAATGTTCTCCCGGTTTTTCAGGATTCACGTGTCAAGACGGATGGCACGTATCTCTATATCCTTGAGGGCTTTGGAGCTGATGCAGTAAGCAAGTACAACCCGGCTTCCATTTCCGGTAATGACAGGATTTACCAGTACAGCGTGGGCGCGAAATCGAATCCGCGCGACATAGTATTTTTCGAATCGAAAGCGTATCTGCTCCTCTATGGCACTGACAGGATATTGGTTGTCGATCCAGCCGCAAAAACAGAAGCATCGTTCAAAAAGGGGGAAATCGATATTTCTCCGTGGGCGGACGCGGACGGTTCACCTGAGGCATGTATGGGATTTGTCTATAAGGGCAGGGTCTATGTCGTTCTCCAGCGGTACGATATGAGCCAGTATGCAGCCGGAACCGCGGTTCTTCTCGCGATCGATCCGGCGACTGATTCCATAGTCGATATGGATACGGCCGCCGAAGGCGTTCAGGGAATTGAGCTTGCAATAAAAAATCCGCAGTCGTGCTCGCTCACGGGCGACACACTCTATCTTGCCGGGACGACATATGGTATTTCCGACGAGGGAGTATGGAAGCTCGACCTTGCCAATCCCTCCGCTACGCAGCAGAAGCTCGTCAGCGAAGCCGATGCCGGGGGGAGTATATCCGGTGTGGCGACTTTTTCCGCCGGGTACGGGCTTGTGCTACTGTTCGATGAAAGCTGGAATACTGTGGCACGTGAATTCAATTATAATGACGGAACGCTCGGCGAGAAACTGCCGGTTCCCGGCGCAGGCGGCGGAGTGGTCATGTCGGGCGGGCTTCTCTATGTCGGGTCGACCGATTCCGAAAAGCCCGGCCTGTATGTCCTGAGCCCGTTCACCGATGAAAACCCGCCGAGACTGGATTATTATCCTACAGAGCTTCCGCCCTACTCGATGGTATACACAGGCAAAGAGACGCCCACTGATGTGGCAGGCGCAGATTCCACTCCCGAAACCTTTACAGTCGGCGCGGCGTATCCGAATCCCTTCAACCCGCAGACATCGGTGTCCTTTACCCTTGCCGAGCCGGGCGTGATCCGCATCGATGTGTTCAACAGTGCGGGGCAGCGGGTGGATACGCTCACCGATACGTTCATGGGCGCGGGGACTTATATGGTAGGCTGGAATGCGGTTTCCCTGTCGTCCGGGATGTATTATATTCGGGTAACTGACGGCAATTTTGCCCGAACGGTAAAAGCCACGCTCATTAAATAA